Proteins encoded by one window of Streptomyces sp. ALI-76-A:
- a CDS encoding DUF3558 family protein has translation MQRPAQRDLGSDERDRRDGRAKRLSRVLVGAAAVPAMLIVAGCSSDSGSDDAGSASTSGAGATVSASPSPTVQAAAYDSLPEPCAVLSKKTLEDLVPEGKSGKEGASDDTAARASCSWTSLDNNGVKGSQFRWLNVSLLRFESDTARGSGDEQAQAYYATQVQDARSAEGAKNAKSQPLAGTGDEATTVTYDLKKKEGSFRQQTVVTRVENVVVTVDYNGAGLAGEKTPSAASLTKLAQKAAKEAVAAVSSANGEGRAGGAPSASKSASPSKPASPSPSKSASEPASPSASASPSSSAAKKS, from the coding sequence ATGCAGCGACCAGCACAGCGAGACCTGGGGAGTGACGAGCGGGACCGGCGCGACGGGCGGGCGAAGCGCCTCAGCCGCGTCCTTGTCGGCGCGGCGGCCGTCCCGGCGATGCTGATCGTCGCCGGCTGCTCCTCGGACTCCGGCTCCGACGACGCCGGCAGCGCGAGCACGAGCGGCGCGGGGGCGACGGTGTCCGCCAGCCCGTCACCGACGGTGCAGGCGGCGGCGTACGACTCGCTTCCGGAACCGTGCGCGGTGCTCTCGAAGAAGACCCTGGAGGATCTCGTACCGGAGGGGAAGTCCGGCAAGGAGGGCGCCTCCGACGACACGGCGGCGCGGGCCAGTTGCTCCTGGACGAGTCTCGACAACAACGGCGTCAAGGGCTCCCAGTTCCGCTGGCTGAACGTGTCCCTGCTGCGCTTCGAGTCGGACACCGCGCGCGGCTCGGGCGACGAGCAGGCGCAGGCGTACTACGCCACGCAGGTCCAGGACGCCCGGTCGGCGGAGGGCGCGAAGAACGCGAAGTCGCAGCCGCTCGCCGGGACGGGCGACGAGGCGACGACGGTGACGTACGACCTGAAGAAGAAGGAAGGCTCCTTCCGGCAGCAGACGGTCGTCACGCGCGTCGAGAACGTCGTCGTCACGGTCGACTACAACGGCGCGGGTCTCGCCGGTGAGAAGACGCCGAGCGCCGCGAGCCTGACGAAGCTCGCCCAGAAGGCGGCCAAGGAGGCGGTGGCCGCGGTGTCGTCGGCGAACGGCGAGGGCAGGGCGGGCGGCGCCCCGTCGGCGTCGAAGAGCGCGTCCCCCTCGAAGCCGGCCTCGCCGTCCCCCTCCAAGTCGGCGTCCGAGCCGGCGTCGCCCTCCGCGAGCGCCTCCCCGTCCTCTTCAGCGGCGAAGAAGAGCTGA
- a CDS encoding DUF3558 domain-containing protein gives MQRKAYVPGVAALLAALLVGCTGGSGDDDTTDHANPDDAGTASVAAEPGRYRTLPEPCGAVGQDTLDSLLPGIRQITDEAQREKAYAGEATPTFDTDRKVGCRWKVESTNATDHLLVDFERVVSYDTSVSDDSQAQQLFATTEEAADLPEPVSPSAVSDVGSGEASPDESAAGSGSPTASPTDAASASSSPSSSAASSASSSSSPTSSTSATPADLAPRLLDGLGDEAFLDDALSSSGSTAQQRTVTVAFRTSNVIVTIEYAEQPATLGVAPDSKEMQDKARNLAAQLAESLAG, from the coding sequence GTGCAGCGGAAGGCGTACGTACCCGGCGTCGCCGCGCTCCTCGCGGCCCTGCTCGTCGGCTGCACCGGCGGTTCGGGGGACGACGACACGACGGACCACGCCAACCCCGACGACGCCGGCACCGCGTCCGTCGCCGCCGAGCCGGGCCGGTACCGCACGCTCCCGGAGCCCTGCGGCGCGGTCGGCCAGGACACCCTCGACTCCCTGCTGCCCGGCATCCGGCAGATCACCGACGAGGCGCAGCGGGAGAAGGCGTACGCGGGCGAGGCGACGCCCACGTTCGACACCGACCGCAAGGTCGGGTGCCGCTGGAAGGTGGAGTCCACGAACGCCACCGACCATCTGCTCGTCGACTTCGAGCGGGTGGTGTCGTACGACACCTCCGTCAGCGACGACAGCCAGGCGCAGCAGTTGTTCGCGACGACGGAGGAAGCGGCCGACCTCCCGGAGCCGGTGAGCCCCAGCGCCGTGTCCGACGTCGGGAGCGGCGAGGCGAGCCCCGACGAGAGCGCGGCGGGTTCCGGCAGCCCGACGGCCTCTCCGACCGACGCCGCCTCGGCGTCCTCGTCGCCGTCCTCGTCCGCCGCCTCCTCCGCCTCTTCTTCGTCGTCGCCCACGTCCTCGACGTCCGCCACTCCGGCCGACCTCGCGCCCCGGCTCCTCGACGGGCTCGGTGACGAGGCGTTCCTGGACGACGCGTTGAGCAGTTCCGGGTCGACGGCCCAGCAGCGCACGGTGACTGTGGCGTTCCGCACGTCGAACGTGATCGTGACCATCGAGTACGCGGAGCAGCCGGCGACCCTCGGAGTGGCCCCGGACAGCAAGGAAATGCAGGACAAGGCCCGGAATCTGGCCGCGCAGCTGGCCGAGTCGCTGGCCGGCTGA
- a CDS encoding RtcB family protein, with product MSYVEMPGAKVPIRMWADPATVEEGALQQLRNVATLPWIEGLAVMPDVHYGKGATVGSVIAMRGAVCPAAVGVDIGCGMSAVRTSLTANDLPGDLSRLRSKIEQAIPVGRGMHDTPVEPGRFHGLATGGWEEFWGRFDGVAEAVRFRLERAAKQMGTLGSGNHMIEVCLDESDSVWLMLHSGSRNIGKELAEYHIGVAQKLPHNQGLVDRDLAVFVSDTPQMAAYRNDLYWAQEYAKYNRTIMMALLKEVMRKEFKKAKPVFEPEISCHHNYVAEERYEGVDLLVTRKGAIRAGSGEYGIIPGSMGTSSYIVKGLGNEKAFNSASHGAGRRMSRNAAKRRFTVRDLEEQTRGVECRKDTGVLDEIPAAYKNIDQVMAQQRDLVEVVAKLKQFICVKG from the coding sequence ATGTCGTATGTGGAGATGCCGGGCGCCAAGGTTCCGATCCGTATGTGGGCCGATCCCGCGACGGTCGAGGAAGGCGCGCTCCAGCAACTGCGCAACGTGGCGACCCTGCCGTGGATCGAGGGCCTCGCGGTCATGCCGGACGTCCACTACGGGAAGGGCGCGACCGTCGGGTCCGTCATCGCGATGCGGGGGGCCGTGTGTCCCGCGGCGGTCGGTGTCGACATCGGCTGCGGAATGTCGGCGGTCAGGACCTCCCTGACGGCGAACGACCTTCCCGGGGACCTGTCGCGGCTGCGCTCGAAGATCGAGCAGGCGATTCCGGTGGGCCGGGGGATGCATGACACTCCCGTCGAGCCGGGGCGGTTCCACGGGCTGGCCACCGGCGGGTGGGAGGAGTTCTGGGGGCGGTTCGACGGGGTCGCGGAGGCGGTGAGGTTCCGTCTTGAGCGCGCCGCAAAGCAGATGGGCACGCTCGGTAGCGGCAATCACATGATCGAGGTGTGCCTCGACGAGTCGGATTCGGTCTGGCTCATGCTGCACTCCGGATCCCGGAACATCGGCAAGGAGCTGGCTGAATACCATATCGGTGTCGCCCAGAAGCTTCCGCACAACCAGGGTCTCGTCGACCGTGACCTTGCGGTGTTCGTATCGGACACCCCGCAGATGGCCGCATACAGGAATGACCTGTACTGGGCGCAGGAGTACGCCAAGTACAACCGCACGATCATGATGGCGCTCCTGAAGGAGGTGATGCGCAAGGAGTTCAAGAAGGCGAAGCCGGTATTCGAGCCTGAGATCTCCTGCCACCACAACTACGTGGCTGAGGAGCGGTATGAAGGCGTGGATCTTCTGGTCACGCGTAAGGGGGCGATCCGCGCGGGCTCCGGTGAGTACGGAATCATCCCCGGCTCGATGGGCACCAGCTCCTACATCGTGAAGGGGCTCGGAAACGAGAAGGCATTCAACTCGGCTTCGCACGGGGCGGGTAGGCGTATGAGTAGGAACGCCGCGAAGCGCCGGTTCACGGTGCGGGATCTGGAGGAGCAGACGCGGGGCGTCGAGTGCCGCAAGGACACTGGGGTTCTGGACGAGATTCCGGCCGCCTACAAGAACATCGACCAGGTGATGGCGCAGCAGCGGGATCTCGTTGAGGTGGTGGCGAAGCTGAAGCAGTTCATCTGCGTGAAGGGCTGA
- a CDS encoding SDR family NAD(P)-dependent oxidoreductase — protein MATAAPSAASRIAVVTGASSGIGAATARQLAAAGYRVVLTARRKDRVEALAEEIITAGHQATAYPLDVTDRAAVDEFASAFQTIGVLVNNAGGALGADPVATGDPADWRTMYETNVIGTLNLTQALLPKLDASGDGTIVVVSSTAGHGTYEGGAGYVAAKHGAHVLAETLRLEIVGRPVRVIEIAPGMVRTDEFALTRFGGDQERAEKVYEGVAEPLTADDVADTITWAVTRPSHVNIDLLVVRPRAQASNTKVHRDR, from the coding sequence ATGGCCACCGCCGCACCGTCCGCCGCCTCCCGCATCGCCGTCGTCACCGGTGCGAGCAGCGGAATCGGCGCCGCCACGGCCCGGCAGCTGGCCGCGGCCGGCTACCGCGTCGTCCTCACCGCCCGCCGCAAGGACCGCGTCGAGGCGCTGGCCGAGGAGATCATCACAGCCGGCCACCAGGCGACGGCGTACCCGCTGGACGTCACGGACCGCGCGGCGGTGGACGAGTTCGCGTCCGCCTTCCAGACGATCGGCGTGCTCGTCAACAACGCGGGCGGAGCACTCGGCGCCGACCCGGTGGCCACCGGCGACCCGGCCGACTGGCGCACGATGTACGAGACCAACGTCATCGGCACCCTCAACCTCACCCAGGCGCTGCTCCCCAAGTTGGACGCGAGCGGCGACGGCACGATCGTCGTCGTCTCCTCCACCGCCGGCCACGGCACCTACGAGGGCGGCGCGGGCTATGTCGCCGCCAAGCACGGCGCCCACGTCCTCGCCGAGACCCTGCGCCTGGAGATCGTCGGCCGCCCGGTCCGGGTCATCGAGATCGCGCCCGGCATGGTCAGGACGGACGAGTTCGCGCTCACCCGCTTCGGCGGCGACCAGGAGCGCGCGGAGAAGGTCTACGAGGGCGTGGCCGAGCCCCTCACCGCCGACGACGTCGCCGACACCATCACCTGGGCGGTGACCCGCCCCAGCCACGTCAACATCGACCTCCTGGTGGTCCGCCCCCGCGCCCAGGCCTCCAACACAAAGGTCCACCGGGACCGCTGA
- a CDS encoding nuclear transport factor 2 family protein — protein sequence MGQAREVMDRLTEALTTHPDPRAIGELYAEDAVAFTPDEGEIRGRDRITAYWRQMTEAVPEARFETLHAYETGDTAIDEGVFSGRNTGPLHLPNGETLPPTQKEFRIRGVDIATVKDGRIVDYRLYFDEMDFLGQLGLLPDDQA from the coding sequence ATGGGACAGGCACGTGAGGTCATGGACCGGCTCACGGAGGCGCTGACCACGCATCCCGATCCGAGGGCGATCGGCGAGCTGTACGCCGAGGACGCGGTCGCCTTCACCCCCGACGAGGGGGAGATCCGCGGGCGCGACCGCATCACCGCGTACTGGCGGCAGATGACGGAGGCGGTCCCTGAGGCCAGGTTCGAGACGCTGCACGCCTACGAGACCGGCGACACGGCGATCGACGAGGGCGTCTTCAGCGGGCGCAACACCGGGCCGCTGCACCTGCCCAACGGGGAGACGCTCCCCCCGACGCAGAAGGAGTTCAGGATCCGGGGCGTGGACATCGCCACCGTGAAGGACGGCCGGATCGTGGACTACCGGCTCTACTTCGACGAGATGGACTTCCTGGGGCAGCTGGGGCTGCTGCCCGACGACCAGGCCTGA
- a CDS encoding YnfA family protein, which yields MFVLRSAALFLVAALFEIGGAWLVWQGVREHRGWIWIGAGVLALGAYGFVATLQPDAEFGRILAAYGGVFVAGSLAWGMAADGYRPDRWDVTGALICLAGMAVIMYAPRGD from the coding sequence ATGTTCGTGCTCCGCTCCGCCGCCCTCTTCCTCGTCGCCGCCCTCTTCGAGATCGGCGGCGCCTGGCTGGTCTGGCAGGGCGTGCGCGAGCACCGCGGCTGGATCTGGATCGGCGCGGGCGTCCTGGCCCTCGGCGCGTACGGCTTCGTCGCCACGCTCCAGCCGGACGCGGAGTTCGGCCGCATCCTCGCCGCGTACGGCGGTGTCTTCGTCGCCGGCTCACTGGCCTGGGGGATGGCCGCGGACGGCTACCGCCCGGACCGCTGGGACGTCACCGGCGCGCTGATCTGCCTCGCGGGCATGGCGGTGATCATGTACGCGCCGAGGGGCGACTGA
- a CDS encoding helix-turn-helix domain-containing protein: MVTMTAAQRREQARVEYDAFIKGCPTNQLLDRLSDKWVSLVVSALADGPQRYSDLGRRIAGVSPKMLTQTLRSLERDGLLTRTVTPSVPVRVDYELTPLGRSLSLLLVAVKDWAETHIEQVHEARDRYDTEGHTS, encoded by the coding sequence ATGGTGACCATGACGGCGGCCCAGCGGCGCGAACAGGCCCGCGTCGAGTACGACGCGTTCATCAAGGGCTGCCCCACCAACCAGCTCCTGGACCGGCTCAGCGACAAGTGGGTCAGCCTCGTCGTCTCCGCCCTCGCCGACGGCCCCCAGCGCTACAGCGACCTCGGCCGCCGGATCGCCGGCGTCAGCCCCAAGATGCTGACCCAGACCCTGCGCTCACTGGAACGCGACGGCCTGCTCACCCGCACGGTCACCCCGTCCGTGCCGGTCCGCGTCGACTACGAGCTCACCCCTCTCGGCCGCAGCCTCAGCCTGCTGCTGGTGGCGGTGAAGGACTGGGCGGAGACCCACATCGAGCAGGTCCACGAAGCCCGGGACCGCTACGACACCGAGGGGCACACAAGCTGA
- a CDS encoding NADP-dependent oxidoreductase, which yields MRAAVVTTFGGPEAVRIVETEVPEPVAGQVRIKVAAATLNPVDAGVRAGVFGGTGGRIGLGWDAAGTVDAVGPAEGSGSGSGSGGAWSVGDEVVALDYGTGKPLGTHAEYVVVDADAVAPAPRTADAVEAATLPLNALTAAQALDLLELAPGRSLLVTGAAGAVGGYAVQLAAHQGVSVTALARPEDAELVRSLGAAHFAGGTVEAGGFDAVLDAAVLGEAALAWVRDGGAYVGVIPGASPAPVRGVRVGTVEVSADGARLARLAGLVDEGVLTLRVAETYALDEAPKAHARLAEGGVRGRLVLVP from the coding sequence ATGCGTGCAGCAGTGGTGACGACGTTCGGCGGACCCGAGGCCGTACGGATCGTGGAGACCGAGGTGCCGGAGCCGGTCGCGGGGCAGGTGCGGATCAAGGTCGCGGCGGCCACCCTGAACCCGGTGGACGCCGGGGTGCGGGCGGGCGTCTTCGGGGGAACGGGCGGGCGGATCGGGCTGGGCTGGGACGCCGCCGGAACGGTGGACGCGGTCGGCCCGGCCGAGGGCTCCGGTTCCGGTTCCGGTTCCGGGGGCGCGTGGAGCGTGGGCGACGAGGTGGTGGCCCTCGACTACGGCACGGGGAAGCCGCTGGGCACGCACGCCGAGTACGTCGTGGTGGACGCGGACGCGGTGGCCCCGGCGCCGCGGACGGCCGACGCGGTCGAGGCGGCGACACTGCCGCTGAACGCGCTGACCGCCGCACAGGCCCTGGACCTGCTGGAGCTGGCGCCGGGCCGGTCGCTGCTGGTGACCGGGGCCGCGGGCGCGGTCGGCGGCTACGCCGTCCAGCTCGCCGCGCACCAGGGGGTCTCGGTGACCGCGCTGGCCCGCCCGGAGGACGCGGAGCTCGTACGGTCCCTGGGAGCCGCGCACTTCGCCGGCGGCACCGTGGAGGCCGGCGGCTTCGACGCCGTACTGGACGCGGCGGTCCTCGGCGAGGCGGCCCTCGCGTGGGTGCGGGACGGGGGCGCCTACGTCGGCGTCATCCCGGGGGCGTCCCCGGCGCCGGTGCGGGGGGTGCGGGTCGGCACGGTCGAGGTGAGTGCCGACGGGGCGCGGCTGGCGCGGCTGGCCGGGCTGGTGGACGAGGGGGTGCTGACCCTCCGGGTGGCCGAGACGTACGCCCTGGACGAGGCGCCGAAGGCGCACGCCCGGCTCGCGGAGGGTGGAGTGCGGGGGCGGCTGGTGCTGGTCCCCTGA
- a CDS encoding LLM class flavin-dependent oxidoreductase, producing the protein MQFGIFSVGDVTPDPTTGRTPTEHERIKAMVAIALKAEEVGLDVFATGEHHNPPFVPSSPTTMLGYVAAKTEKLILSTSTTLITTNDPVKIAEDFAMLQHLADGRVDLMMGRGNTGPVYPWFGQDIRQGINLAVENYALLRRLWREDVVDWEGKFRTPLQGFTSTPRPLDGVPPFVWHGSIRSPEIAEQAAYYGDGFFHNNIFWPADHTKRMVELYRTRYAHYGHGTPEQAIVGLGGQVFMRRNSQDAVREFRPYFDVAPVYGHGPTLEEFTDQTPLTVGSPQQVIEKTLAFREYAGDYQRQLFLLDHAGLPLKTVLEQLDLLGEEVVPVLREEFAKDRPAEVPEAPTHSSLKASQEVTVR; encoded by the coding sequence ATGCAGTTCGGGATCTTCAGCGTCGGCGACGTCACGCCGGACCCGACCACGGGCCGTACGCCGACCGAGCACGAGCGGATCAAGGCGATGGTCGCCATCGCGCTGAAGGCCGAGGAGGTCGGGCTCGACGTCTTCGCGACCGGCGAGCACCACAACCCGCCCTTCGTGCCGTCGTCGCCGACGACCATGCTCGGATACGTGGCCGCGAAGACGGAGAAGCTGATCCTCTCCACCTCCACGACGCTGATCACCACCAACGACCCGGTGAAGATCGCCGAGGACTTCGCGATGCTCCAGCACCTGGCCGACGGGCGCGTCGACCTGATGATGGGGCGCGGCAACACCGGCCCGGTCTACCCCTGGTTCGGGCAGGACATCCGGCAGGGCATCAACCTCGCCGTCGAGAACTACGCCCTGCTGCGCCGGCTGTGGCGCGAGGACGTCGTGGACTGGGAGGGGAAGTTCCGTACCCCGCTCCAGGGGTTCACGTCCACGCCCCGCCCGCTGGACGGCGTGCCCCCGTTCGTCTGGCACGGCTCGATCCGCTCGCCGGAGATCGCCGAGCAGGCCGCGTACTACGGCGACGGCTTCTTCCACAACAACATCTTCTGGCCGGCCGACCACACCAAGCGGATGGTCGAGCTGTACCGGACCCGGTACGCCCACTACGGGCACGGCACGCCCGAGCAGGCGATCGTCGGACTGGGCGGCCAGGTGTTCATGAGGAGGAACTCGCAGGACGCGGTGCGTGAGTTCCGGCCCTACTTCGACGTGGCGCCCGTCTACGGGCACGGGCCGACCCTGGAGGAGTTCACCGACCAGACCCCGCTGACCGTGGGCTCGCCGCAGCAGGTGATCGAGAAGACGCTGGCCTTCCGCGAGTACGCCGGCGACTACCAGCGCCAGCTGTTCCTGCTCGACCACGCGGGGCTGCCGCTGAAGACCGTGCTGGAGCAGCTCGACCTGCTCGGTGAGGAGGTCGTGCCGGTGCTGCGCGAGGAGTTCGCGAAGGACCGTCCGGCCGAGGTGCCCGAGGCCCCGACCCACTCTTCCCTCAAGGCTTCCCAGGAGGTGACCGTCCGATGA
- a CDS encoding FMN reductase — MRLVVVSAGLSVPSSTRLLADRLAAAVGRATPVDVRVVELRDLAVEIAHNFTNGFPGRKLAAAIDEVTGADGLIVVTPVFSASYSGLFKSFFDVLSVSDKDALAGKPVLIAATGGTARHSLVLEHALRPLFAYLRAVVVPTGVYAASEDWGAEGLDGRIERAAGELARLMTGLAAVRPARDEPEVVPFAQQLAALSGPSGT, encoded by the coding sequence ATGAGGCTCGTCGTCGTCTCGGCCGGGCTGAGCGTCCCGTCGTCCACCCGGCTGCTGGCCGACCGGCTGGCCGCCGCCGTGGGCCGCGCGACCCCCGTCGACGTGCGGGTGGTCGAGCTGCGCGACCTCGCCGTGGAGATCGCGCACAACTTCACCAACGGGTTCCCCGGGCGGAAGCTGGCCGCCGCGATCGACGAGGTGACCGGGGCCGACGGGCTGATCGTGGTCACACCGGTGTTCTCCGCCTCGTACAGCGGGCTGTTCAAGTCGTTCTTCGACGTGCTGAGTGTGAGCGACAAGGACGCGCTGGCCGGCAAGCCGGTGCTGATCGCGGCCACCGGCGGCACGGCCCGGCACTCGCTGGTGCTGGAGCACGCGCTGCGTCCGCTGTTCGCGTACCTGCGGGCCGTCGTCGTGCCGACCGGGGTGTACGCGGCCTCGGAGGACTGGGGCGCCGAAGGGCTCGACGGGCGGATCGAGCGGGCGGCGGGGGAACTGGCGAGGCTGATGACGGGCCTCGCGGCCGTCAGGCCGGCCCGGGACGAGCCGGAGGTCGTACCGTTCGCCCAGCAGCTGGCCGCGCTGTCCGGCCCGTCCGGCACCTGA
- a CDS encoding response regulator transcription factor has product MLLAEDDRAIRHALERALTLEGYRVTAVADGVEALAQAHRTPPDVLVLDVMMPGIDGLQVCRVLRAEGDRTPILMLTALVETQDRIAGLDAGADDYVVKPFDVEEVFARLRALLRRTGPVGAGAGTPAGVPKPPPAPEGQVEAAGLRMDAQARRAWRGARELELTRTEFELLELLVRNAGIVLDHSTIYDRIWGYDFGPGSKNLAVYVGYLRRKLDEPGAPQLIHTVRGVGYVLREN; this is encoded by the coding sequence CTGCTGCTCGCCGAAGACGACCGCGCCATCCGGCATGCCCTGGAACGCGCCCTGACCCTGGAGGGCTACCGGGTCACCGCGGTCGCCGACGGTGTCGAGGCGCTGGCGCAGGCCCACCGGACCCCGCCGGACGTGCTCGTCCTGGACGTGATGATGCCCGGCATCGACGGACTCCAGGTCTGCCGGGTGCTGCGCGCCGAGGGCGACCGCACGCCGATCCTGATGCTGACCGCGCTCGTGGAGACCCAGGACCGGATCGCCGGCCTGGACGCGGGCGCGGACGACTACGTGGTCAAGCCCTTCGACGTCGAGGAGGTCTTCGCCCGGCTGCGCGCCCTGCTGCGCCGCACCGGCCCGGTCGGCGCCGGCGCCGGCACCCCGGCCGGTGTGCCGAAGCCGCCGCCGGCCCCGGAGGGGCAGGTCGAGGCGGCCGGCCTGCGGATGGACGCGCAGGCCCGCCGCGCCTGGCGCGGGGCGCGTGAACTGGAGCTGACCCGTACCGAGTTCGAGCTGCTGGAGCTGCTGGTCCGCAACGCGGGGATCGTGCTCGACCACTCCACGATCTACGACCGCATCTGGGGCTACGACTTCGGCCCCGGCTCCAAGAACCTCGCCGTCTACGTCGGCTACCTGCGCCGCAAGCTGGACGAGCCCGGCGCGCCCCAGCTGATCCACACGGTCCGCGGTGTGGGTTACGTGCTGCGGGAGAACTGA
- a CDS encoding HAMP domain-containing sensor histidine kinase, with protein MGRLGRTPGLRRPRRPRLLSLRTTFAVSFAAVTAAVTVLVGVLSYGAAARLVRVDQESVFDQVVEDLRDEVRQQDMSPRDFSSSAPGHDLVRPARTDVQVLGPDGAVLDPGRPGLPVTGGDRAVAAVTVAGRLVEHEDVRVGDDIYRVATVSLGGGRGAVQVAQEFSDTEDLLRALQRRTLLLMAAVVVAAGLFGWWLARRITRRLVILTSAAEDVARTRRLGIQVPVTGYDEVGRLGRAFDRMLGRLAQSEEDQRRLVQDAGHELRTPLTSLRTNISLLRRIDELPPAAREDLVADLGQEARELTDLVNELVDLAAGQSDTEPPQRVDLADIAEDVAGHARRRTGREIVVRASGDTSTDGRPGMLTRALSNLVENAAKFDREGTAPIEIRVAGPARPGTVRVEVLDRGPGVADGDLLHVFDRFYRAADARSLPGSGLGLSIVREVALAHGGAPFAARRDGGGVVIGFTVGGS; from the coding sequence GTGGGCCGCCTCGGGCGGACACCGGGTCTGCGTCGGCCGCGCCGGCCGCGGCTGTTGTCCCTGCGGACCACCTTCGCGGTGTCCTTCGCGGCCGTGACCGCCGCCGTCACCGTCCTGGTCGGTGTGCTGTCCTACGGCGCCGCCGCCCGGCTGGTCCGGGTGGACCAGGAGTCCGTGTTCGACCAGGTCGTGGAGGACCTGCGGGACGAGGTGCGGCAGCAGGACATGTCGCCGCGGGACTTCTCCTCGTCGGCGCCCGGTCACGATCTCGTCCGGCCGGCCCGTACCGACGTGCAGGTGCTCGGGCCGGACGGCGCGGTCCTCGACCCCGGCCGCCCGGGCCTGCCGGTGACCGGCGGCGACCGCGCCGTGGCGGCCGTCACGGTGGCCGGACGGCTGGTCGAGCACGAGGACGTCCGCGTCGGTGACGACATCTACCGCGTCGCGACCGTCTCGCTCGGCGGCGGGCGGGGCGCGGTGCAGGTCGCGCAGGAGTTCAGCGACACCGAGGACCTGCTGCGGGCCCTTCAGCGGCGCACGCTGCTCCTGATGGCCGCGGTCGTGGTCGCGGCGGGCCTGTTCGGCTGGTGGCTGGCCCGGCGCATCACCCGCCGCCTGGTCATCCTCACCTCGGCCGCCGAGGACGTCGCCCGCACCCGCCGCCTGGGCATCCAGGTCCCCGTCACCGGCTACGACGAGGTCGGCCGCCTCGGCCGCGCCTTCGACCGCATGCTGGGCCGCCTGGCCCAGTCCGAGGAGGACCAGCGGCGGCTCGTGCAGGACGCGGGGCACGAGCTGCGTACACCGCTCACCTCCCTGCGTACGAACATCTCGCTGCTGCGGCGGATCGACGAGCTGCCTCCCGCCGCGCGGGAGGACCTGGTCGCCGACCTGGGCCAGGAGGCGCGCGAACTCACCGACCTGGTCAACGAGCTGGTGGACCTCGCGGCCGGGCAGTCCGACACCGAACCGCCGCAGCGGGTCGACCTCGCCGACATCGCCGAGGACGTCGCCGGGCACGCGCGGCGGCGTACCGGGCGGGAGATCGTCGTCCGCGCGAGCGGGGACACGTCGACCGACGGCCGCCCGGGGATGCTCACCCGCGCGCTGTCCAACCTGGTGGAGAACGCGGCGAAGTTCGACCGCGAGGGCACCGCGCCCATCGAGATCCGCGTCGCCGGTCCGGCCCGGCCCGGGACGGTCCGCGTCGAGGTCCTCGACCGCGGGCCCGGTGTCGCCGACGGCGACCTGCTCCACGTCTTCGACCGCTTCTACCGCGCCGCCGACGCCCGCTCCCTGCCGGGATCCGGGCTGGGCCTGTCCATCGTGCGGGAGGTGGCGCTCGCGCACGGGGGAGCGCCGTTCGCGGCCCGGCGGGACGGGGGCGGGGTGGTGATCGGGTTCACGGTGGGCGGGAGCTGA